Below is a window of Cottoperca gobio chromosome 12, fCotGob3.1, whole genome shotgun sequence DNA.
AGTTTCCACCATATTTTCATAAGATTTATTTCTTACTCCTgtcctttcatttcatttctccaATCAGATGAAATTTGTTCAGTCCTCAAGGTTGGATCTTTGCTGTTAGGAGATGAGACGTTTTGTCTTTGTCCCAGGAATTTAGGAATTCTCTGTTTTGTCTGGAGTCTTGGATGTTTAATGTCTTGGCACTGTcttgcttttagctttgttttgcaCCTCATGAGAAGGCAACAGGATACGTGCACTTAAAAGAACAAGAAGTCAAGTTGAAGAGTTTTGTTTCGAAACAAACGCCACTATTGACAGCTGTTATTATGCACACATTGATTGTATGTCAGATACAGTAGATGAGTGAGAGGCCTTGGTTGGTGGAAGAACACCTTTTAGACTGCGGGGATGGATTATTTTTAAAACGCAAACTGACTGAATAGCATTTTGGACTAGAACACTTCAATTGCACATGATGAATGCACTACCGATGAATGCCATGTCCACTTTTCTTTACTGTTCGCCGCAGCCTTGCATCAAAAAGTTTTTTGATTGTCGGCCTTGTCGCTGTGACCACAAACTGTTGCCCAAGTAGCGTTCCACACGGGTCCAGGGCTTCACGTTTGTTCTGAATTTACTCCAAACATGCTTCTTTTTAGCCAGTTGAGCTGATGTACATTATCTTCCAAGGACCATACCAGTGATTTAGCATGTTTCAGCCCATATAGTACAAATCACACATATTTACTGCTACCCATTTTGCAAACTCTGCCACTGTGGTTTAGaagtttgaatgtattttttttaaaccattaaAGACATCCATTGGTTTCAACTCAATTTTGAAAATCTACTAGaagtttaaaggaatattttacCCCCAAATGGCttatttatatatcaattactcCCCTCTGTGTAACCTTGACATCtcaaagaaaactgtttttttcgAAAGCCTTCACAGTGAACGAAGAGTTTAAAAACTGAGAAGATGAACTGAAGTAAACGTGAGCCCCGTTTAAAcggcaaaactatatcaaaacatccgtttaaaaatcattttaaaacacttccgCATAAACAGACTGGATGAAtaagacttggattatactgcacgagttgtgtgaatATCTAAACGGATGTTATGATATAgatttgctgttgttaaacacgcccccctcccccccccctccctcatttACTTATCAATTCATGCTAGACATATTTGAGTCTGTACCAAAAAGTACTGATGTTGAATATCCAGCCCTATACTGTGCAGTGCAGACTTTTCTAATTAATTTGCAATTTAAACTACATTACCATCATACATTACCATAATGTAGGGCCACTATAAAGTAACTGACAAATCAATGTGGACTTGATGTTCACGCTGATGGATTACACAACTCAAGAGTCGACTAATACGTTTTGTTAGCATGAAGACATGAAAGGAAACCAATGGCTGCTTGAAACAGGAGGAAAAACACAGTCAGCAGAAATGTAAAGTACACATAGTTAGTAAACACATTGGTTCTTTAAGTTGAATTTGGCCCACAGAGAGCATCACTTTACCTGCTGTGGAGCTAACAGTGACACGACGACACGCCTGTGGATCCATCTGTGGTAACGGCTGCCTTCAAcgtccaaaacacaaaaaaggacATCCACTCTTAGTGGAAGTCTTTAGCTCTCTGTCTGTGAACTGAAGCAGTGAATTGTGGGTATCCCCACGGATCGTCTTAAATGAGACCAGCGAAGACTTTTCTGATGGCGCTGGTGGGACTTGACACACGACTGGACTTCTGAAGTGTACTTGCGGCCTCTCGCTGCAGTGTTTTCCCATCTGCCTCCTGCTGTTGCAAAGTGAGCAGTTTGTGTTGGTCACACTGTAGCGCCTCCGTGGTAGAAGCTCGTCCTCTTGTTCCCCCTTTACTTTTCCCCCTAGTCTGTAAATCTAAATCGCAGCAGATGTGCTTACTGTAGTTATTGTCAATGATTTGGGCAACTAAAACAAGACTAAAGTGATGTCATACATGTACAAATGAAAGCTCAATAAATAGAAGACTTGAACAAATGTCAATAATGTATACGTGTCATTTTCCATCCTGAGGAACACCATTTTAGCTTTTCTTGAGATAAACTAGGGACATCAGAGTTGAAAAATAGAGATAAAAGACTTAAGAAATCTGGTAGAAACAACTGCCACAACCCAGAGCATGCATTACAAGTCTGCCCTGTTGTCAGTTTTGCCAATAAGGAAGAGTCATGGGAGTgataagaaacacatttattagaaTAAGGAATgtacaataaatcaattaaatgtatttcaatgaGTCCAGAGTGGAGTATAAACTGTTAAAAGTGCAGAGTCAAGTATCGCTGTTGTGGTCCAAACGAGAGTTTGTTGACCTTTTATTGCCATTAGTGATCTTTCCTCCGGGGCTCTGTGGCTTTACTCAGGTTTCCTGCCTCCTGCTTCAGGACGCTCAGAAGAGACTGGGAGCTCTCCAAGATCTATAGGAGGGgaaaataacattaaagatACTTTAAGTAGAAGAAAAGACATTCCGTCATACCGCTGATAGTGTGGTATATACTGTGACGGTTATTTAAAAAGGGGCCCTGGCACTGCTGACGGTCTTATTGTTCTTTAATAAGAGCAGCTTTAGGGTGTTTGTTTGTCGTGATTAGTGGGAGTGCTCAGAGTTCAGCATCAGTAAGTGGGATGATGAAACTGCTGCACAAGGACAACATCATGGTGCGTCACTGAAACAATAATGCTGAACCAAAAGACAGCCGAGTCAGTTCAGTGGCCTGTTAACATTAAACATGATGAAATATGCCAAATGTTTGATGAGCATTCCTGTGGATGCCCAGGATTCATATTAAATGATGTTTTGACCTTCCATTAGCTCTGCAGTGGGTATCAGACTGGTGGCTTGACCCGCCCTTATATCTACAGTACATTGTATCTGCTTAGGGTGAactatcaaaatatatataatatgtattatttatagtatattaatgtattttaaaatgtgcattttaaacAGATTGCGCTACATCCATtaggtttttcttttacaagattacatttaaaaatgataaaaccTAGTTTTAATTGaagtggaaaagaaaaacatttatactttcagtcaaagaaaaatcaatttctaaaagaaaaaggcaaaccCAAGGGAAAATAAAGGCTTCTTCTTCTAAACCTTTTGTGCACTTTTTGATTCAACATTTCATGATGCTAGAGGCTAAAAAAACCTCTGACCTATTTTTgtgtcataaaaaaagaaaaacattttgacacaaTCAGTGAACTAAAAGGTGTCCCATATTTCCAGTGTTGcgcaacaataacaatattaagtCAACAAACACACCTTGGTGTATGCAGCCTCTGTCTCTGCGATGGTGCGGTCAAAGGTGGCGCGGGCGGCGAGTCTTTGTGCGAGGCTCTCGTTGACTCTGCTCAGCTTCTCTGAGAGGATTCGGATGTCGTGCTGCAGTCGTTCCTTCTCTTCGTCCTCCTGTTTGATCTGATGGTTCAACTCCTCCCGTTTGGAGCACAGGTCCTCAATACCTGAAAAAGACAAAGGTTTATTACCCTGGAGCCTGACTGGATCAGCTGAGGCCAGTGACGGATGATCAAGTGCCTGCGTGATGACggattgtttattttaaaaaatctgaaaattgacatgaatataaaattattattttggtgGTAAAACAGTAGTCAGTTTAATTAGTCTGTAACTAATGAATGATTTGTCTATAACAGAAAGTTCATCAACAAGATGTGTTCAAGGCCTTTCTATGTTTCATATCCTAAACCAAATATCTTTGAGGTTTCGGGCTGCTGGTCGGACAAAGCTCTGGAAAATTGTGATTTAATATGTTAGACCGGAGTTTCCCCGACtccttttctatcattgagatcGCTAAGGACCCTGACTTACTagaaattacatattttatggatatttcatattatattcaatgcataagAATATCCCTACAAAACAATTggtaaacaatacaataacacaacagtgaacacaataactgcaggaagttCATGCAAAACTTTTTTTAGATGAATTTTGAGCAGATTATTGCCAATGAATATTTCATTTGAGATACATTTTCCATTCCTTTTTAGAAACTTTTTATACAATTTTGTCTGTATGATGTtcgtttgtttttttggcaaatCATACATACTTAGTTTTAAATTTGAGTTTTCAGTAAacgaaaataattgttagtcaCAGCCAGTCAGTCACTGGCACACTGTAAAAACATAACAGTCATTTGtattaaaatttaaaataatgtatacattttatttgcaatAAAACTGTTAATATCATGAGGTCTGAATTCACATGTCAGTTCAACACTTTTGAAACATGTTTgaccagttgttgttgtttttaaacgaTCATAAAGTACAATTCAACCTTTGTGAAGTCTGGCAATCAGCATCTGATAGGTGACACGTGTTACTTTGTTCAGGAGTTTTTATCAGAAACTAAAAACAATGATGACAATTAATGTTTTGGGTTGGTGGGAAGCTACCAACAAATGTGTTAAACCTACTCCAGGTATTAAACATGAAAGCGGTTAGCCCACAGTTGCACTAACGTGCTCTGCATAGGGTTAAAGGCTGATTTCCAGGTTATAGACAGCATCATCTGTGAAGGTGAATCAGATTGGACAGTACTACGCCGTTTGCCAGTAAAAGAAGCTTCAAGAACCGTTCAAGGAGAACTGGACCCCTGTGGCACCTAAGTTACTACACAGTGAGTACGTTGGAGCCAAAGTTACCTTCACATATGAAACCTATAAGAGGAAAGCGTGTTCTCTATTGCAGTTTAacgttgtgtctgtgtgtcctatggcgaaaatattaaaaaaaaaagatacgtTACCGAATTCTGCACAACCTGTCGCCAAAACTGTCACTTGCAATTAATCACCAACATCACACTATTTTCTATAACGACTAGTTAACCCAGAGAAGTATTTATCGACAACATAAATAAGTCTCTTACACTTGACAAGTTCATTGTTGTAGGTCTGCAGAGCAGCAGCTTGTTGGGTCATGTTGGAGTTTAGCTAACGTCCACCGAACTATAAGCTTTAACCGCGGCTAAAGACCGcttaagctaacgttagttaCTTGATATCTAAATGCTCGCGGCCGGCTAGCGTGTCATCTGTCTTGCTAAGCTAAACGCTCCACGGTTCAGACATGTATCTGATGATACAAGAAACGTCCACAGAAACGTTTTTAAAACGAAGTGCCCGGTACAGGGTACAAGACGGGTTTCCCGGACAACTGAACTACCCGGCAGTTCAggatgcttcttcttcttcttctttattcaGGTGCTACACAACTAATGTGCTGCCCTTGCGCCCCCCACTGTCCAttgtcaaatataatatatcttcTACAATTTTATTTGTAGGTAATAGCgagtggtggaagaagaactCAGATATTTTACCGAAGTCACAATAGAGCAACGTGGAAGTACTAAAAGTcatgcattaaaatgtttacttaagtaaaagtaaaaaagtattagcagtaaaagtactcatgcaTAATGggccatttaaaacattttttttatatatttggacaataattattgatgcattaatacgtaactttaatgttgcagcttgtaAAAGTGGGACTAATTGTTATAACTTTCTATACTGCTGCTGTAGGTAGCTTGTGCGTGGCTGAAGGAGATTACAGTTCCTCTTACATGGTCAGGAGCTATTGTTGTTCTCCCCCCTTTCTTTCCAATATGTACATATAAATGGATATTTAATAGACTGCATGGAGTGTATTTGGAGTTATAACCTACTGATGGCTATTATAGAAATGTTTGTCCATAGATGGATACGCCGAAAGATTAAGAGAAATGACTGGCAAGATTACCAGGTAAACAATGTTTTGCTCACTAGTTCAGGCCTTTTAACAGGATATTCTGTTACACATGTATTAACAGGAAAATAAGatataaacaacataaaacaatatgtaaacataagatggaaaataaaacccactgaataataataataaatatggtTAAACATATTACAATCAGTACCCATATTTGcttcatgtactgtacatatacatCAATAAGCACTGCAACACCATCAAAAGGTCTCCATTTTCTTctactctttttatttctctactttTCTACATCAGTGGTGGATGATTGAATAAATctagcagacattttgacttgccATATTAAAAGCCAAGGTGTTACTTATGACATTAACATGGCAccgttctattcaagtgtcatttattgtatttgcatTTTGAAAAGGGGTTGtatctttaattatttacaaGATGATTGTGGCTCCTTTATGTATTAGATGTATCTTTTTTGAATGCAGTAGTGGGACTACTTATTGTGCCGTTATctcagaagaagaggaggagaagaagaagaagaagaagaagaagaagaagaagaagaagaagaagacatactTTTTCAATCCCTTGAGGGGaatttcaataataataataataataataccccttgctacccattatttacatttacagtgtcaacctctttattgaccttttaacgtataaaacacagacgtctccgtgagtccagattcttttggcaaaatcttggttaaagcccgcttaataaacaaacccctgtttgttaagttttatgaaacctatcggttaaagccggTTTTtatccaatatattctttaatctttcacttttccactaattgtgtaaagaacatgtaaacacatttatcgtagaaacttcctctttttcccgtggtaaaacagtctatttgatgtcaagtttttcaaaaatacacagtctgaaaatgtttcctagttacctttacagattcaatgttaaaccattAAAAGGCgtaagtaaagagatataaaatatcactattaaaaggctaaagtaaagagatatgtgtttagcttacttttgaagatattgagcgagcttgcctccctaatgtctgcaggtaaagagttccatagctttggtgcataatcgataaaggctgcatccccaattttcttttgaatgtttctgggaacatttaataaaccagtagtggatgatcgtaatattcttgggggcacatagttgattagagagttggcagtgtaacttggtgcggttccgtttagggctttgtatacaagaaggaggaccttaaaatcaattctaaaagttactggaagccagtgtagagcggctaacactggactgatgtggtctctcctcttggtcctagtcagcagcctcgctgcagcgttttggatgagctgaagtctctctgttgttttttttgggaggccggtaaagagtgcattacagtaatcgagtcggcttgaaataaaagcatggattagtttttcagcatccttttgatttataaattgtctgattttagctatatttctaaggtggaagaatgatgtttttgtcaccttgtttatgtgggatttaaagcttagatctgagtctatgataacaccaagacttgtgacttcaggtttaatcaaaggagtaagtttccccatgttattctgcatcatctctctttttgctacaggacctactagtaggatttcagttttgttctcatttaattttaagaaattattgctcatccatttatttattgctgacagacaggtggtgatggcgttaacagctgtagcatcatttggttcagcagagatgtacagctgtgtgtcatccgcgtagctatggaagcacacattgtgttctctaatgatgtcccccagtggtagcatgtatagggagaacagtaatggaccgaggcagctcccttgtggaactccaaagtggttgattactctgttgttgttttttcatagTCCACTTCTCTGTGATCTTAATACctacgtattattattattattattattattattggcaaTATGATTGAGGTATCATATCATATCCTCAGGTATAGTATTACAACGTCTGCAAAATCAATATATGTGACGTAATCGCGAGTGGGCGGAGTTTACGTCCAGGCACCATGGCTTCGGTTGGACCcgaggtgagtgtgtgagcgtTATCTACGCTAAGcttgttttactttcacaatgttttcgtggccttttaaaatatattgcGCCCCGGCAGCGAAAACACCGCTTGTAAACGGGAGAATGGTCGGTGTCGATGTGTCGTTTGTCGTAAATTGCCCGCTGCCAGCCCGCAGTCTCTTGCTTTTGTGCTGGACCGGAGGGCAACTGAATGTGCAGGAAGATGCTGCGCCCGGGAACATGAATGGTCCGTCCGGGCGCGTTGTGAGCTCTGTTTTGGGGTTTAGTTATACATGGTCCATGCTCAAGTCAATGTCCTGCTTCTGTCCAGTTTTAACGGTTCAGAATAAACTGCAGAtacatttgcatgtttttttaacCGACGTTATTCATGGCTTTAGCTGTATCTTCTGTCACCGGCTCACTTGATGGCTAATTTGTACATTGATGTTTAGCTAGCTGCTAGCAGCCATGCTAGTTAGCAGACAGTGCACACTTTCTCAAATCCACACAAAAACTGGTTCCTTGGGGTTAGCAGCATGCGTAAACGAGAGAGTATATTCTGTGTAATTTGTAAACAATATGTCTAAAAGGTCGGCTGATAATGTTATCTCCGGTTATGATTTGCTGTCTGTTAGCTACATGATAATTGATGCAGTCAAATGAAGGCAACACTGGCAGTGCTGCCTACAACCTCTCACTGTAAACATATGGCGCCAGCTTTTAAACCGGCTTTGATGctctttgcatttttatttttccacattaaactgtttttatgAATTATTCCTGTGGTGCAGGGTTGTCTTTGTTAGCTATATGCAGTTATGGTCATGGCTTTCAGTCGGCATAAAGCAGCCCAGGACTGTTTGTAACACGttggattgttgtttttattaaggTTTCATCAGTAAAGATGGACTGTTGGAACTGATCGTTTGGCTACAGTGACACAGACGTGTATCAGTCCTTCagtctttgtttcttcttctttttgagagagagataggatgCGGTCTTGTTCGGCAGAGGTCGCTCAAGCAGCGTTTATATTATATGTCTGCTTAGCAGAGCTAGGAGTATCTTGAGATGTAGTAAAGAAAGGTGTGGGACAATGAGCTATGTTTGCACTCAGGACTTTGTCTTGTGTGATATGTTGATGCATTTGACTCATAGATACAATGGCCGGTCAtgagggtcagttcacccaaattacaaaagaCACAGCTCCCCACCTTCTTATTGTGTTATCTAGCCCCTttagatagttttggttttatctgttgatatttttagattttctaAAACTTCTGCATCTTTCCCAATACAATAGAGGcaaatttattttcattggaGCATTGAACAATGTAAACAATGTCCCTGAAATCAACAACTACTTTCTACAAAAAGTAATAGTCCCAATTTAATCTGATATCATTGAAGTGGCGGACTCTTGCCGAATCGATTGATCAATTTAtagattagttgattgacagaaaatgtatcgACCAAAATGTTAATAAGTTATTAAGTTATTTATGAAGAAAACGTGAAGTTTCAGCTTGAGCTTCATTCAGCTGAACTAACTGAATAATTGTTTAACTGAAAACATATCCtcagatttgtgtgtgtatgagtgagtgagagagagagagagagagagagagagagatattcaGCATTCACTTCATGTATGCATtcagacaggaaacacagcaGGAAAAGAAGCTTGGTTGAATGGCAAGCAGTGCTAGGGGCTCCTGTAtagggctgtgtattggcaagaatcaTATATTGCGATATTGTAAGCAAAgcgattttaaaaataaataaataataataatcacattttagTCATAGTATAAGGTACACACCACCCACTCAGCTCATCACTAGACCTGCACTGTGCTGTGTCTGTCATTACTGTCATTGAGATCAGTTAGCTTTAGGGCCAGTTATTGTCGTATTGCAATTCAGTGGACTAGAAGCATGAGTGAATGATATGGTGTACAATGAATCTAATTAAGTTGAGTAAAACACTGATATGGTCCTTGAGCACCAAGTGTCTAAAATGGTCTAAAAGACCGGGGCTATTCATAAAACATCTGGGGCCTCGGTTGCCCAGGCCAAGCCCTGTTCTCCACTACTTTAGTTGGTCGCTCCCACATTTGGAACTAACTCCTTTACCGTGGAGCCGATGGCTCCATGCTTGTTGTTGCTGTGCGTAACAGTATGACGTCATATCGTCAACAAGTCAGAATATTGCCATTATCATGATATGGATTATGGATCTTCTGAAGCAACTGTAATGTTGACAGCTTTGGCACAAAAGATTAAAGCTCTAAATACTCAGCTAGTAACCCATAGAGACATAAGTGTTCAGTGTTCATCACAACACAAAATTAAAAGTACAGAATGATAGAAAATGCGTTTGGGACacagtaaactcactatcgaCGTGTCCAGGGGACGTGCCCAAATTGatccctgataatgctacattgtgaacaacagaTCTGTGTTGAAATTGGCTGGAGGaaagctagttaacgttagctgttagcagctggtATACAGAGTCTCAATAGAGTTGGCTTATagtgcgttcaagctctattcactaataacataatgttttaatgtcatggtgtgtttcatgttctcttgtaaaatgtagttattgGCAAGAAACTTAGATAAatgcagttgtttgaaggagatgttttcacagcagtaTATAATAGATACTAGAGatggaattatgacctgttaaaCTTCTTGACAAAAACACAGTATGCAAACGTGATAAAGAAGTACATGTTACAtgagatttattgttttgtttttgtttgagatTTGCGTGTTCGCCTCATTTGCATCGCCTGCTGTGAACTTGTGTTTTATTAGCTTCTTTGCATTGTGAACGCATCAGAAGTCTACGGCCCTGGGAAACAACGAGTTCCGGGAGAGGGCTGTCGTTAACCACCTTTACCCCGTGGCTTTCCAAGTTGACCTAATGTAGCCTGTCGCGGCGCACATGAAGAAAATGCACCTAACGATGAAATGCAACGGAGTTTTCTATGAGCtgagaacacattttaaacatcaatATTGCAGACGATCATGTTATGAATTGTGGGAAGCCACAATTGTGATCGCGACTCAATATTCAATTAATTATGCAACGCTATGTCATTATACTATATTTCAAAGAATAAGAGAAAACTGTAACCTTCTGGGTGTGCTAGAAGATTGCCAGAGTCATTAGAGTTCATCCTCTAGGGACATTGAATATCTGTCCCAAATATCTGGACAATCCATTCAATAGTCAAGATATTTCCCTCCAAATAAAAGTTGTaacactagaggaaaagtcagaagATTTCCAAAACTAATTGGCTTTATCCTCTGTGGAACATAAATGTCTTTAGCAAATAACATGGTAATCCAATAGTttagatatttcagtgtggaccaaagtggtggaccaacagaCAGATCAGCATTGCCATTCATAGTGCCATGCTGGCAGTGTGgctaaaataactttaaaaagagTGCAGGGCTGTTGACCCAGCCATAGACAAGGCCTCGCAAAAAGTCTGTCATCTGCTTGGTTTCAATATTTTGGCCCTGTTGCCAAGAAGTAAGATGTCTAATCCGTCTCTTCATTGTATAAATTGAAATCTGTGCAATCATGTTGCGCATAAACTTTGTTACAGAGCATAAACTTTGAGCCCTGGTAGAGGCTCAAATGGGCACAACGCTGTAGCTACATGAGTTTGTTTAGTGTTGCAGGCTCCAGGTTTTCTTGTGTATAGGTCAAGGCTTTGTTGTGTAAATCAGCAATAAGCTGCTGTTCTTTGCTTATGGGTGGCctccttttgtgttttgtgggtGTTGCATAGCTCATAGTGAACTAACTGTTCactgtctttttgtctctctttcatgtACAGTATCTGATATCTTTAATTTATTGCAACTCTGCCATGGTCGGAGGGAAGAACATGtttcccttcttctttttttttgttgtgcgTTGATCCCTGAAAGTTGATAAACCTGAACCTGTATGTCAGGACAGGGTTGCTTTTCATTGTTTAGTTGTGAAACAGGAGAAGCCGCATATATACATCTGCATTCCTGCGTGCCAGGAACGTCATATAAAACATCTCTTTGCAAAGTGACAAGCTGCTCTTCTAATcatcaaataattgtttttaaagtaattaatgaacgtgaggatttgctgcttttctcttatGTCATTGGAGTTTGGACTGTTGGACAGACAAAGCAAGTCGTTAGAAGACATCACAGTGAGTTCTGGGAACTTTTGATGGGCATCTCCactatttaattacattttatagactaaatgattGTTGAaataatctgttgattattttttgAAGACCTGACAATAATTTGTGCATCCTTACAAATACTTTCAAATTAATGTCAGGTCtttgaaaaataatcaacagattattTCAACAATCATGGTAACTTGgtattgtacatttaatattCACTCAGTTTGTACTGAACACAAGCGGTCGTTTCAGAACTTTTTTCAGGCTTTTCCTTTAGTGGCAGCTCAGTTGGTTTCTTAATGTCTGTGACTCCAATATCTGTTGCATGGCGTGGCAGCGCTGAGTTTCACTGGCCCGAGGCTCAGTGGAAACAAAAGACTCTCCTGTTGAGAGGTTCGTATGTGGCCTGATGTCCGCGATTGAAAATGTTTGGCTAAATCAGCCTTCTGACATCCGGTTTGCTTCCGGGGCTTTTACTCCTATTACCTCTAGCAtgcttcccctcctccttctgttGGTGCTTCTCAAGtggctgtgcacacacacacacactgactgttaaAAGCccttatcccccccccccaaaatgagattgacataaaaatatttccatttttcaaaagacaacaataaaataaaaggaaagaaaatgattatGGCTTAAAAAACTACAATTGACATTAGTATTAGCATGTGTGAGATACAAACATTAGCAGGGTATATGCagggtttttaaatgtaatggcTCAGTCCAGTGGATACCTTCAGTGGCAAGGAGTTATTGTAGTAAATGGAGTGGTGT
It encodes the following:
- the ssna1 gene encoding microtubule nucleation factor SSNA1, translated to MTQQAAALQTYNNELVKCIEDLCSKREELNHQIKQEDEEKERLQHDIRILSEKLSRVNESLAQRLAARATFDRTIAETEAAYTKILESSQSLLSVLKQEAGNLSKATEPRRKDH